One segment of Sulfobacillus thermosulfidooxidans DSM 9293 DNA contains the following:
- a CDS encoding ABC transporter ATP-binding protein: MAPLIELDHINFSRNGQNILQDISWRVESGQNWALIGANGSGKTTLLNIITGYLWPSSGHVRVLGQEYGHVDLREIRKAIGWVSVSLGDWFFSHHGDNTVLQVVASGRDSSIGVPYRNISDDTKNDATKALEAVRMADKAERAYRLLSQGERQRVLLARAYMASFRLLILDEPCTGLDIPSREMVLDSIERLAHEGQIALLYVTHHVEELRNIFSHGLLLDHGRILQQGRLDHVITNQTLSDAFGMPIEVQWDHGRPWVKVIHSTYFH; this comes from the coding sequence ATGGCACCACTTATCGAATTAGATCACATCAATTTTTCGCGTAATGGGCAAAATATTCTTCAAGATATTTCATGGCGAGTCGAATCAGGACAAAATTGGGCATTAATCGGTGCCAACGGTTCAGGCAAGACCACGTTGCTCAATATTATCACCGGATATCTTTGGCCTTCGTCGGGGCATGTCAGGGTATTAGGACAAGAATATGGTCATGTTGATCTGCGTGAGATTCGCAAGGCCATAGGATGGGTCAGTGTGTCTTTAGGAGATTGGTTTTTCTCCCATCATGGAGACAATACCGTGTTACAGGTCGTTGCAAGTGGTCGGGATTCTTCGATAGGAGTCCCCTACCGAAATATCTCGGATGATACGAAAAATGATGCCACAAAAGCCTTAGAAGCCGTTCGCATGGCAGATAAGGCCGAACGAGCTTACCGCCTTCTGTCCCAAGGTGAACGACAACGCGTATTATTAGCCAGGGCTTATATGGCATCCTTTCGCTTGCTCATTCTTGATGAGCCCTGTACAGGTTTAGACATTCCATCCCGAGAAATGGTCTTGGACAGTATTGAACGATTAGCCCATGAAGGCCAAATTGCCCTGCTATATGTAACGCACCATGTCGAAGAACTCCGAAATATCTTTAGTCATGGTCTCCTCCTCGATCATGGCCGCATTCTGCAACAAGGGCGTTTAGACCATGTCATTACCAACCAAACGTTGTCAGATGCTTTTGGGATGCCAATTGAAGTACAATGGGATCATGGACGGCCATGGGTAAAAGTCATTCACTCTACATATTTCCACTAG
- the cimA gene encoding citramalate synthase yields MSNPIQLYDTTLRDGTQRRGISLSVEDKLQITKLLDEFGFDYIEGGWPASNPKDTAFFKSAGRYVKHAKITAFGSTRRRGVFVDSDVNLRAILDAECPAATLFGKSSVFQATKILGLSLEENLAMVEESVQFLRNHGLEVIFDAEHFFDGCQEDLSYALDVLKAAENGGADWIVLCDTNGGSLPDQVREFVGQARNVVTVPLGIHAHNDGGLAVANSLAAVQAGVSMVQGTINGYGERCGNANLCTIWPNLVYKMKLSAGNEAMLRELTRLSRTVAEIANLIPDDSAPFVGDNAFTHKAGVHVGAVRKYPEAYEHIRPEQVGQTRRILVSELAGRSNLLYHFQNLDASSETVKELVQTVKRMEARGYQYEDAPSSMKLLVERSLGHVPVYFDVDRFHASVTHDQRTIAEATVRIVVGEDHFVEVGEGDGPVHALDAALRRALTQIYPVIEGLRLKDYKVRVLDGRDGTRALVRVWIRSEFRDETVQTVGVSRNILEASWLALLDSVNYVLWISHAVPAINEHQLRPSK; encoded by the coding sequence ATGTCAAATCCAATCCAACTGTATGACACCACATTGCGTGATGGGACGCAAAGACGGGGAATCTCCCTCTCGGTTGAAGATAAATTGCAAATTACGAAGCTGTTAGATGAATTTGGTTTCGATTATATCGAGGGAGGATGGCCGGCTTCGAATCCCAAAGATACCGCTTTCTTTAAAAGTGCCGGCCGTTATGTCAAACATGCAAAAATTACGGCTTTTGGCAGCACAAGGCGCCGAGGCGTGTTCGTGGATTCCGATGTGAATTTGCGTGCTATTTTGGACGCTGAATGCCCAGCGGCCACACTATTTGGAAAGTCATCGGTATTTCAAGCCACGAAAATTTTAGGATTGAGCCTAGAAGAAAATCTGGCTATGGTCGAAGAATCCGTACAGTTCCTGCGCAATCATGGTCTCGAAGTGATTTTTGATGCCGAGCATTTCTTCGATGGCTGCCAAGAAGATTTATCCTATGCGCTCGATGTCCTCAAAGCCGCTGAGAACGGCGGAGCAGATTGGATCGTCCTGTGCGATACAAATGGCGGGAGTTTGCCTGATCAAGTTCGAGAGTTTGTAGGACAAGCGCGCAATGTGGTGACCGTGCCATTAGGCATTCATGCCCACAATGACGGCGGATTAGCTGTTGCCAACTCGCTTGCCGCCGTTCAAGCCGGAGTCAGCATGGTTCAGGGCACCATCAATGGTTATGGAGAACGGTGTGGCAATGCGAATCTTTGCACCATCTGGCCCAATTTAGTGTACAAAATGAAATTATCGGCGGGCAACGAAGCCATGTTGCGGGAGCTTACCCGCTTATCCCGTACGGTGGCGGAAATTGCGAACTTAATTCCGGACGATTCGGCGCCCTTTGTCGGCGATAATGCCTTTACCCATAAAGCCGGAGTGCATGTTGGTGCCGTGCGAAAATATCCCGAAGCCTATGAGCATATTCGTCCCGAACAGGTAGGACAGACACGCCGCATTTTGGTTTCCGAATTAGCAGGCCGCTCAAATTTACTCTATCATTTTCAAAATCTTGACGCCTCATCGGAAACCGTCAAAGAATTGGTGCAAACAGTGAAACGCATGGAAGCACGCGGATATCAATATGAGGATGCTCCATCTTCCATGAAACTCTTGGTGGAACGGTCTTTAGGCCATGTGCCCGTATATTTTGACGTAGATCGTTTCCACGCTTCTGTCACCCACGATCAACGAACCATTGCCGAAGCTACGGTTCGCATCGTAGTGGGTGAGGATCACTTCGTTGAAGTTGGCGAAGGCGATGGTCCTGTTCACGCTCTTGATGCCGCTTTAAGGCGCGCCCTGACACAAATTTATCCTGTTATCGAAGGGTTGCGATTAAAAGATTATAAAGTGCGAGTTCTCGACGGACGGGATGGCACAAGAGCGTTGGTAAGAGTTTGGATTCGCTCAGAATTTCGGGACGAAACCGTCCAAACTGTTGGGGTATCCCGCAACATTCTGGAAGCTTCGTGGCTAGCCTTACTTGATTCCGTCAATTATGTCCTATGGATTTCCCATGCAGTTCCCGCAATTAATGAACACCAGCTCCGGCCTTCAAAATAG
- a CDS encoding fibronectin type III domain-containing protein encodes MVNLSQKSRFPHWILWIVTGAAVLLIPVAFMAGWLADMGRVRPVLTQLSQAQQATMRQASAIPKEPPSQAPAHVVASWGLSQVVLKWSRVPGASAYVVYRAVGNHSVAGAEKIGEVTQSTHEVEFVDSGVRPGTQYTYWIAAVNAAGQGPMTQALSGETYLTPANIAQQVEKSAIPVQATVWSQGGLGLFAPTPKSYHSVAFAIDGVLYTALYLPPSDSHSTWLTKHWVSWTVGGLPVHVLKTTHQLTVLQMPRQEKSVTSLVQGAVTTTNVLVWYHQGMWQHQLFTGTLTNLPLGALVMNGYGNVIALTNHLGQLITIPSSHVH; translated from the coding sequence ATGGTTAATCTTTCGCAAAAATCCCGGTTCCCTCACTGGATATTGTGGATAGTGACGGGGGCTGCTGTGCTATTAATTCCGGTGGCCTTTATGGCGGGATGGTTGGCGGATATGGGTCGAGTTCGCCCCGTGTTGACACAATTAAGCCAAGCTCAACAAGCTACGATGCGTCAAGCAAGTGCTATTCCAAAGGAACCGCCCAGTCAAGCTCCGGCGCATGTGGTGGCATCGTGGGGACTGTCTCAAGTTGTTCTTAAATGGTCACGGGTTCCAGGCGCCAGTGCTTATGTGGTTTACCGGGCAGTTGGGAATCACAGTGTTGCAGGGGCTGAAAAAATTGGAGAAGTGACCCAGAGCACCCATGAGGTGGAATTCGTCGATTCGGGTGTTCGTCCCGGCACGCAATATACCTACTGGATCGCTGCCGTAAATGCTGCCGGGCAAGGTCCTATGACCCAAGCGTTAAGCGGAGAAACCTATTTAACGCCGGCGAATATCGCGCAACAGGTGGAAAAAAGCGCCATACCAGTCCAAGCAACCGTATGGAGTCAAGGAGGCTTAGGGCTTTTTGCCCCGACCCCAAAAAGCTATCATTCGGTGGCCTTTGCTATTGATGGCGTACTCTACACAGCGTTATACCTGCCGCCTAGTGATTCGCACTCGACATGGCTGACGAAGCACTGGGTGAGTTGGACTGTCGGTGGTTTACCGGTGCATGTATTAAAGACGACGCACCAGCTCACAGTATTGCAAATGCCACGTCAGGAGAAATCCGTAACATCTTTAGTACAGGGAGCAGTCACCACAACCAATGTTTTAGTATGGTATCACCAAGGCATGTGGCAACACCAATTATTTACCGGGACCCTTACCAATTTACCCCTTGGTGCCCTGGTGATGAATGGCTATGGTAACGTCATCGCACTGACCAACCACCTAGGGCAGTTGATAACGATACCTTCTTCCCATGTCCATTAA
- a CDS encoding FAD-dependent oxidoreductase: MNVQSHRIVIIGGGPSAIAAALEATKYTHDIVMVSAEPVGGNAVLHSLVPSKALIEAAHHRQYLVRLGADPDTITLSQVMALQEKQIKTIVETTQKALNQVQTIFASAHLEKHHGEIHVVTDSQQHFVGETVIIANGSRQRLIPGLKPDGQSVLLPRAFHTLKSIPHSLAIIGAGATGLEAASLFAHFGTHVTLYTPLPQLLPQFSSPLRQVFTNHLEDLGIQMQFNRRIASLARNDEGIILEWNNPETGEKGQSVHHTIFLATGREGMWAADELIRLGFDVDPQGFFITDRVGQTNVPHVYAVGDAQGRPLLANKASWQGVQAVRHAFGHAASLPPLFVEAIYTIPELARFGTIDPDHLDIWEAKVDHPLMYKPFLVGHELGLLRVYTRNDRIEGAEAIGTQAADVISLLAMVNPQVTLPQLIQSSAASPTMLEWLQHLHRI, from the coding sequence GTGAACGTGCAAAGCCATCGCATAGTGATTATTGGAGGCGGCCCTTCCGCTATTGCAGCTGCTCTTGAAGCCACCAAATATACCCATGATATCGTCATGGTATCGGCTGAACCTGTGGGAGGAAATGCCGTTTTGCATAGCTTAGTTCCCAGCAAAGCGTTAATCGAGGCAGCCCACCACAGACAATATCTTGTCCGTTTAGGGGCTGACCCAGATACGATTACCCTGTCGCAGGTCATGGCTCTTCAAGAAAAGCAGATAAAAACTATTGTCGAAACGACTCAAAAGGCATTAAATCAAGTCCAAACCATATTTGCCAGTGCGCATTTGGAAAAACATCACGGTGAGATTCATGTTGTGACGGATTCCCAGCAGCATTTTGTTGGTGAAACCGTCATTATTGCTAATGGTTCCCGCCAACGCCTCATCCCAGGCCTTAAGCCGGACGGTCAGAGCGTTCTCCTCCCTCGGGCATTCCACACCCTAAAGAGCATTCCCCATTCTTTAGCCATTATTGGCGCAGGAGCCACAGGTCTCGAGGCGGCATCCCTATTTGCCCACTTCGGTACTCATGTCACGCTGTATACTCCTCTTCCCCAATTATTACCACAATTTTCCTCTCCTCTACGCCAAGTCTTCACCAATCACTTGGAGGATTTGGGTATACAAATGCAATTTAACAGACGTATCGCATCGCTCGCGCGTAATGATGAGGGAATTATTCTTGAGTGGAATAACCCCGAAACCGGCGAAAAGGGACAAAGTGTTCATCATACGATCTTTCTTGCCACCGGACGTGAAGGCATGTGGGCAGCGGATGAATTGATTCGTCTCGGATTTGATGTTGATCCCCAAGGGTTTTTTATCACGGATAGGGTAGGACAAACCAATGTGCCCCATGTCTATGCCGTCGGCGACGCTCAGGGTCGTCCCCTCTTGGCAAACAAAGCATCGTGGCAAGGAGTCCAAGCGGTACGCCATGCCTTTGGTCATGCAGCTTCTCTACCTCCCCTGTTCGTCGAAGCCATTTACACCATCCCAGAACTAGCCCGGTTCGGAACTATAGATCCAGACCATTTGGACATATGGGAAGCCAAAGTCGACCATCCCTTGATGTACAAACCATTTTTGGTAGGCCATGAATTGGGCTTACTCCGCGTTTACACTCGCAATGACCGCATTGAGGGAGCTGAAGCCATCGGCACGCAAGCCGCAGATGTTATCAGCCTCTTGGCTATGGTCAATCCCCAGGTCACCTTGCCGCAGTTAATCCAAAGTTCGGCAGCGAGTCCCACAATGCTGGAATGGCTACAACATCTTCACCGTATTTAA
- a CDS encoding DsrE/DsrF/DrsH-like family protein encodes MEQDRLAIIVSKGSLDMAYPPFILATAAAAIDMECMLFFTFWGLDVIHKDKIDNLSVSIAGNPGMPALAKVAGVVPFGTKMVSSMMKNQFANSHVMSIREFVSEAKELGVHMVACQMSMDVLGIKREDLVPEVEDVVGAATFLDFARDAKISLFV; translated from the coding sequence GTGGAACAAGACCGTTTAGCCATAATCGTCTCGAAGGGAAGTTTGGATATGGCCTATCCCCCGTTCATATTAGCGACGGCAGCCGCCGCCATTGATATGGAATGTATGCTGTTTTTCACATTTTGGGGCTTAGACGTCATCCATAAAGACAAAATCGATAATCTGTCCGTATCTATTGCTGGCAATCCAGGAATGCCAGCGTTAGCTAAAGTGGCGGGTGTCGTCCCGTTCGGGACAAAAATGGTGTCTTCTATGATGAAAAATCAGTTTGCTAACTCCCATGTCATGTCCATTAGAGAATTTGTGTCTGAAGCCAAGGAATTGGGTGTACACATGGTGGCGTGTCAAATGTCTATGGATGTTCTCGGAATAAAACGCGAGGATTTAGTTCCCGAGGTGGAGGATGTAGTGGGAGCCGCGACCTTTTTGGATTTTGCCCGCGATGCTAAGATCTCTCTATTTGTCTAA
- a CDS encoding 4Fe-4S dicluster domain-containing protein: MPSDRYTEVALEEKKRLFDEVKADPRYKTYLYGCYECGICVAACPSARFYDFSPRKIAQTLAREDVELFYEQLNDDVWNCSQCFSCNRCPRQNSPGGLITIMREVAVKNGLRTTKEALAGYTRIIYKIMTTGTQVSPDMLQEDAFPDWGPQVKAVSQNLDVWRRALPPETLHTTGLSWQVEERTMHELYAIWKMTGTLDMIGELDEGLHDIMEEIMDDALEESGLPTE, encoded by the coding sequence ATGCCCTCTGATCGTTATACTGAGGTCGCGTTAGAAGAAAAGAAACGGTTATTCGACGAGGTAAAAGCGGATCCACGTTATAAAACGTATTTGTATGGCTGTTATGAATGTGGCATTTGTGTGGCAGCTTGTCCCTCGGCGCGCTTCTATGATTTTTCTCCCCGTAAGATTGCGCAAACATTAGCTCGTGAAGATGTTGAACTTTTTTATGAGCAGTTAAATGACGATGTTTGGAATTGTTCCCAATGTTTCTCCTGCAACCGGTGCCCGCGCCAAAATAGTCCCGGTGGTCTCATCACGATTATGCGTGAAGTAGCGGTCAAAAATGGCTTGCGAACAACCAAGGAAGCGTTGGCGGGATATACCCGCATTATTTACAAAATCATGACCACGGGAACTCAAGTGTCGCCCGATATGCTACAAGAAGATGCCTTTCCCGATTGGGGTCCTCAAGTCAAAGCGGTTTCGCAGAATTTAGATGTGTGGCGCCGTGCTTTGCCTCCGGAAACGTTACACACAACGGGTCTTTCGTGGCAAGTGGAAGAACGGACGATGCATGAACTGTATGCAATTTGGAAAATGACGGGAACACTTGACATGATTGGAGAACTGGACGAGGGCCTTCATGACATCATGGAGGAAATTATGGACGATGCCTTAGAAGAGAGCGGATTACCGACAGAATGA
- a CDS encoding heterodisulfide reductase-related iron-sulfur binding cluster, translating to MEPIDIPVSGTKVQTSRVFERDPETVRDEDLREAIWELGREGEWIVQPVPEPYYLAPTKFGRQKKIPLEHTWHHKSCGQCGHIPGYSTSIFWLNRLLGFDYFDPRDQTSCTAWNYYASATSNQAAQAAVAMRNFSAAYETGYYPLIHCGTSFGHYKEVRHELVHDAKLRRQVRAIIEKLGRPFVMPEEIVHYSEWMYAVRKQLAERVQFDLSKITATVHPACHYYKLQSGDAIYDPEIYGGQRTAAVTAVVQELGAQVADYSTWYDCCGFGFRHILVQRDFTRSFATLRKIEVMKQEANPDVVLTHDTGCVTSLDKSQFAAQAHGRNVGVPVMSESQFAALAVGAHPFRVCQLHWHAVDYRPLLHKMGIDVERAWAEFEADVEKIKHGEMEYLTWEHVL from the coding sequence ATGGAACCCATAGATATTCCCGTGTCTGGTACGAAAGTGCAGACATCACGTGTTTTTGAACGGGATCCCGAGACGGTTCGTGATGAGGATTTGCGCGAAGCCATTTGGGAACTAGGACGGGAAGGCGAATGGATCGTGCAACCGGTGCCGGAACCGTATTATCTTGCTCCGACAAAATTTGGCCGACAAAAGAAAATCCCTTTGGAACACACCTGGCATCATAAAAGTTGTGGGCAATGTGGGCATATTCCCGGATATTCTACGTCCATATTTTGGCTAAACCGCTTGTTGGGATTTGATTATTTCGATCCTCGGGATCAAACATCGTGCACGGCATGGAATTATTACGCGTCTGCAACCTCCAATCAGGCGGCCCAGGCGGCCGTGGCGATGCGAAATTTCTCTGCTGCCTATGAAACGGGTTATTATCCCCTCATCCATTGCGGAACTAGTTTCGGTCATTACAAAGAGGTGCGTCATGAATTGGTGCATGATGCGAAGTTGCGCAGGCAAGTTCGGGCCATCATTGAAAAATTGGGACGCCCTTTTGTGATGCCAGAAGAAATTGTTCATTACAGTGAGTGGATGTATGCGGTGCGCAAGCAATTAGCAGAGCGAGTGCAATTTGATCTGTCTAAGATTACCGCCACGGTGCACCCTGCTTGCCATTATTACAAATTACAAAGCGGTGACGCTATTTATGATCCCGAAATTTACGGCGGTCAGCGCACGGCGGCAGTCACGGCCGTTGTCCAAGAACTTGGCGCTCAGGTGGCTGATTATTCAACATGGTATGACTGTTGTGGTTTTGGATTTCGTCACATTTTGGTACAACGAGACTTTACCCGTAGCTTTGCCACGTTGAGAAAGATTGAAGTGATGAAACAAGAAGCCAATCCCGACGTTGTTCTCACGCATGACACGGGCTGTGTCACCTCTCTCGATAAAAGTCAATTTGCGGCGCAGGCTCATGGGCGTAACGTTGGTGTTCCGGTGATGTCTGAATCACAATTTGCCGCGTTGGCGGTGGGAGCCCATCCTTTCCGGGTGTGCCAGCTCCATTGGCATGCCGTAGACTATCGGCCTTTATTACACAAGATGGGGATTGACGTAGAAAGGGCATGGGCCGAGTTTGAAGCAGATGTCGAAAAAATTAAGCATGGTGAGATGGAATACTTGACGTGGGAGCATGTTCTCTAA
- a CDS encoding FAD-dependent oxidoreductase → MGKADTVMIVGAGPAGLEAARTVADLGKRAMLIETKDQLGGTPYASYASLTPDLQETEHAMEHMLDAVRNNPAVDVRLNTRVVKSEGNLGAFHVTLESADGVQSVEEVGAIVVATGFQHFDPGRETQMYGYYEYDDVITLVDAEKMFKEGKIVRPSTGLPPERVAFIQCVGSRDRQIGNKYCSKVCCGIASKQSIEIKRMLPNAKVFIFYIDMRMYGFWEDQIYWKAQEEYKVNYIRGIVTEIIRKGDKLLIKGEDTTMGRPMEVLMDLVILSVGMEPSKGTVEMSRIFQIPREDHGFLQVVGGPLDTVSTPVPGIFVAGAAAGPKDIEDSVSMGAAAAAKAVGILNRLTLEV, encoded by the coding sequence ATGGGAAAAGCGGATACGGTCATGATCGTGGGTGCTGGCCCAGCAGGACTTGAAGCGGCGCGTACCGTTGCGGATCTCGGAAAACGTGCCATGTTAATTGAAACGAAGGATCAATTAGGAGGTACTCCCTATGCGTCCTATGCGAGCTTAACGCCGGATTTGCAAGAAACAGAACACGCCATGGAACACATGTTGGATGCTGTGCGTAATAATCCTGCGGTAGATGTGCGCCTTAATACCCGTGTCGTGAAAAGTGAAGGCAACCTGGGAGCATTTCATGTCACGTTAGAAAGCGCTGATGGGGTGCAGTCGGTTGAAGAAGTGGGTGCCATCGTCGTGGCGACCGGTTTCCAACATTTCGATCCGGGCCGAGAAACCCAAATGTATGGGTATTACGAATATGACGATGTCATTACGTTGGTCGATGCAGAAAAAATGTTCAAGGAAGGAAAAATTGTTCGCCCATCGACCGGTTTACCTCCTGAGCGGGTAGCGTTTATCCAGTGCGTGGGATCTAGAGATCGGCAGATTGGGAATAAATACTGCTCCAAGGTGTGTTGTGGAATTGCCTCTAAACAATCTATCGAAATTAAGCGGATGCTTCCCAATGCCAAAGTGTTCATTTTCTATATCGATATGAGGATGTATGGCTTTTGGGAAGATCAGATTTATTGGAAGGCGCAGGAGGAGTATAAGGTCAACTATATTCGTGGCATTGTTACCGAAATCATTCGTAAAGGCGATAAATTGTTGATTAAAGGTGAGGACACGACGATGGGACGTCCCATGGAAGTGTTGATGGATTTGGTTATTTTGTCAGTGGGAATGGAACCTTCTAAAGGGACCGTAGAAATGTCCCGGATTTTTCAAATTCCTCGAGAGGATCACGGATTTCTTCAGGTCGTTGGGGGACCCCTAGATACCGTATCCACGCCTGTTCCGGGGATTTTTGTCGCCGGTGCTGCAGCAGGTCCTAAAGACATTGAGGATTCTGTGTCAATGGGCGCGGCAGCAGCGGCTAAAGCCGTCGGAATTCTGAATCGATTAACCCTCGAAGTATAA
- a CDS encoding (Fe-S)-binding protein, with protein sequence MQKAKAIELDVAVVDGVELSGSWNRMFVPRAISEYDLSVLDEITSIPGAESLGYCYQCGKCTAVCPVDTVGDYSPRKIFRRTQLGASLIDSPDLWLCTTCRNCLRVCPKEVNMIKIMPAVREQAVLQGKAPEELLTAFENTARYGNPIGESPRKRAEWTKSAGVPVPIMSQKKAPVDVLWFVECYPAYHPRGKEASIALARIFDALHVDFGILGTEEKCAGDSQRMAGERGLFEMLAEHNIKMLSKYTFNQIVVTDPHAYNAFLHEYPKMGGEWPVQHYTQYLSQRLSDLAFVRDIPKRITFHDPCYLGRHNGEYEAPRRLLNALPGAELVEMGHCRETSYCCGGGGGGMWLDSFTRDYSSQRLSEKRVREAVEYGADILAVTCPYEVPRFEDAVKSTGNAGKLAVMDIAELVAYSMGLIDELVMAH encoded by the coding sequence TTGCAAAAAGCAAAAGCCATTGAATTAGACGTTGCGGTTGTCGACGGGGTCGAATTGTCTGGCTCATGGAACCGGATGTTTGTTCCGCGCGCGATATCCGAATACGATTTGTCCGTATTAGACGAAATCACCAGTATACCGGGGGCGGAGTCTCTAGGATATTGTTATCAATGCGGCAAATGCACGGCAGTTTGTCCGGTGGATACTGTAGGAGACTACTCACCTCGAAAGATATTTCGTCGCACGCAACTGGGGGCGTCATTAATCGATTCTCCTGATTTGTGGTTGTGTACGACCTGCCGGAACTGCTTACGCGTATGTCCGAAAGAAGTCAACATGATCAAGATTATGCCTGCGGTGAGAGAACAAGCCGTCTTACAAGGCAAAGCTCCAGAAGAGTTGTTAACGGCATTCGAAAATACGGCGCGCTATGGTAATCCCATCGGCGAATCTCCCCGCAAACGAGCGGAGTGGACCAAATCGGCGGGTGTTCCCGTGCCCATTATGTCGCAAAAAAAAGCTCCGGTTGACGTGTTGTGGTTTGTCGAATGTTACCCCGCCTATCATCCTCGTGGAAAAGAAGCATCCATTGCTCTGGCTAGAATTTTTGACGCCCTTCATGTCGATTTCGGCATTTTAGGGACCGAGGAGAAATGCGCGGGAGATTCCCAACGGATGGCGGGCGAACGGGGCTTATTTGAGATGTTGGCAGAACACAACATTAAGATGTTGTCAAAATACACGTTTAACCAGATTGTTGTGACGGATCCGCATGCTTATAATGCGTTTCTCCACGAATATCCCAAAATGGGCGGAGAATGGCCCGTACAGCACTATACACAATATCTGTCACAACGCCTATCTGATTTAGCCTTTGTCCGGGATATTCCCAAACGAATCACCTTCCACGATCCCTGTTATTTAGGACGCCACAACGGTGAATACGAGGCACCCAGACGGTTATTAAATGCCTTGCCAGGGGCCGAACTGGTTGAAATGGGTCATTGCCGTGAAACATCTTATTGCTGTGGCGGAGGCGGTGGCGGCATGTGGCTTGACAGTTTTACCCGCGATTACTCCAGTCAAAGACTGTCGGAAAAACGCGTGCGGGAAGCCGTAGAATATGGCGCCGACATTTTAGCTGTGACATGTCCCTATGAAGTGCCTCGATTTGAAGATGCAGTGAAATCAACCGGTAATGCCGGAAAACTTGCGGTTATGGATATCGCTGAACTTGTGGCCTACAGCATGGGCTTAATTGACGAACTTGTGATGGCTCATTAA
- a CDS encoding electron transfer flavoprotein subunit beta/FixA family protein has protein sequence MKIAVLFKAVPDLVEDIALDEESGEILYDDMSYVPSEWDDQALEEALLIKEESGGEVTAITVDTGDSDNMLYTALAKGADHAVKLVGDFDPSLSNRSRAQILSEYIRQQDFDLVLSGVQAIDDIDGQIPGLVAGILGWPHASVVTEVHVTGNTVILRQEYAGGVVAEIQTPTPVVMGIQAARKPPRYASIAKVRQVAKSAQIEEVEMAMPTVPQLEIRRFYKPVAAGHAEMIDGDVDEVAARIIEILQERNLVRR, from the coding sequence ATGAAGATAGCAGTTCTCTTCAAAGCCGTTCCAGACTTAGTGGAAGATATTGCGCTTGACGAGGAATCAGGGGAAATTCTCTATGACGATATGAGTTATGTACCCAGTGAATGGGATGATCAAGCCTTGGAAGAGGCGTTGTTGATTAAAGAAGAATCCGGAGGGGAAGTCACGGCGATCACCGTCGATACCGGTGACAGCGATAACATGCTCTATACGGCGTTGGCTAAAGGCGCTGATCATGCTGTGAAATTGGTTGGTGATTTTGATCCCTCCCTATCTAACCGCAGCCGAGCGCAAATTTTGAGTGAGTATATTCGTCAACAGGATTTTGATTTGGTCTTATCTGGAGTGCAAGCCATTGACGACATCGACGGTCAAATACCCGGACTCGTGGCAGGCATTTTAGGATGGCCACACGCTTCCGTTGTCACCGAAGTGCATGTCACCGGGAACACCGTCATCTTGCGCCAGGAATATGCTGGGGGTGTCGTGGCGGAAATTCAAACACCGACACCGGTCGTGATGGGAATTCAAGCCGCCCGCAAGCCTCCTCGCTATGCTTCCATTGCAAAGGTTCGTCAGGTGGCTAAATCAGCACAAATTGAAGAGGTTGAGATGGCTATGCCAACAGTGCCTCAATTGGAAATTCGCCGCTTTTATAAACCCGTAGCAGCTGGTCATGCCGAAATGATCGATGGGGATGTTGACGAAGTGGCTGCTCGCATAATCGAAATTCTGCAAGAACGGAACTTAGTGAGGAGGTAA